The genomic DNA CCACAACCGCCAGTAGGCCGGAGACAAGCGTGGCTCGGCGTCGGTCTGCGTCATGTCCTGCCTCATGCCGGGATCTTCGGGCGCCGGGCGCTGACACGACATCATTTAGGCCATTGCTCCATAGTGAATCCATGGCCTTGACGATCGATCTCGGCGTGGCCGAGCTGGCGGCGACGCGATTCGCGATCTCACCACTGTCTGAGACGGTGGCCGGCCTGCAGCAGCTGGGTGATATCGATCGGCACCCGCTCAACCTGCGGTGGCTGCGGTGGGCGGCGGACGAACTCGCCAGGCAGCCACTCGACCTCGCGCATACCTTGCCGCTGCTCATGAGCGACCGACCGAGCTGGCCGGAGTTCCTCGTACCCGCTCCTCTCGGCGCAGGGGCATCCATCGAGGACGACCTGGCGGCCTTGCAAAGGACGACTGCTCCTCAGGTGCGGGCCAGCCTCCGGCGCGTGTTCGGCGAAGACCCCCCTGACGCAGTCGCCGCGATCGCCGCGCAGCCGGCCACAGGCCTGCGGGCGATCGCCGCAGAACTGCGTGCGGCGCACGACCGGCTCATCGCGCCGCACTGGTCACGGATCCGGGCCGTACTCGATGCGGACGTCATCTATCGCGCCAAGCAGTTGGCCACGGGCGGCGCCGAGAAGTTGTTCACCGATCTGCACCCGGATCTGCGCTGGTGCGACGGTCGGCTGATGCTGGGAGGAGTGCGCTGGCAGGCCGAGCGCGTCGTTAACCGGGGTCCGGGTGGACTGGTCCTCATCCCCGTCGTTCTCGGCTCGCCCTACGTGCTGATCAAGCAGAGCACCTCCACGCAGACCACGGTGCGATATCCGGCACGGGGCGTCGGGGCGTTGTGGACCGCGGGGACACAGGCGCCCGCGGGTGGCACGGTCCGGTTGCTCGGTCGGGCGCGGGCCGAACTGCTGGAGGCACTGCGGTCACCGGCGACGACGACGGACCTGGCTCGTGCGTTCGGTGTCACACCCAGCGCGGTGTCGCAGCATCTTGGCGTGCTGCGTGAGAGTGGGCTGGTCGCGCGTGAGCGATCCGGGCGTAAT from Streptosporangium sp. NBC_01756 includes the following:
- a CDS encoding ArsR/SmtB family transcription factor; this translates as MALTIDLGVAELAATRFAISPLSETVAGLQQLGDIDRHPLNLRWLRWAADELARQPLDLAHTLPLLMSDRPSWPEFLVPAPLGAGASIEDDLAALQRTTAPQVRASLRRVFGEDPPDAVAAIAAQPATGLRAIAAELRAAHDRLIAPHWSRIRAVLDADVIYRAKQLATGGAEKLFTDLHPDLRWCDGRLMLGGVRWQAERVVNRGPGGLVLIPVVLGSPYVLIKQSTSTQTTVRYPARGVGALWTAGTQAPAGGTVRLLGRARAELLEALRSPATTTDLARAFGVTPSAVSQHLGVLRESGLVARERSGRNVLYMMTALGASLSGKKGMTSIEMRSPVSGAEFGLLP